The genome window TCCAGTCTTTCTCTCTTGAATTTATCATCTTTTAAAGGCAATGAAGAACTGCGTTTTATAAACAACTCCAGTTTATCGGCAAGTTCCTCAATGTCACCGGCCTTGAACATCTCCTCAGGTGATGCAAAGCCGCTATGGGCTGGTATTGAACTCATCAACAAAGGAAGCCCGTAACTCATCGCCTCGAGTGCGACAATCGGAAGCCCCTCGTGATATGAGGGGAGCACAAACAGACCAGCATTTGAGTAAAGTTCTCTTAATGTGTCGCCTTTTATAAACCCTGTCATTACAACCCTCGGGTCTTTTGCAGCGCTATCTTTCAAGTTCCTGCTATAATTGTCTTCATGGTCTGCATCACCAGCTATAACCAGCTTCCAATCAGTTGATAATCTTAGAAATGCCCCGATTAAATCATGGAATCCCTTTTCAGGAACAAAACGTCCAACAGCAAATATATATTTCCCCGCGTCAAGGCCGTATTTTTTCAGAACATTGCCGGCGGAGAGCTTCTCCGTCAGATCAACACCGTTGGGGATGTATACCGAATCCCTGTTGTACTTTTTTTTCAATAATTCCTGTATGTGCCTGGAAACCGCAATGACTTCAGAGCCGTATTTAGCTCCCAACTTTTCTCCGAGCCTCAGCATTGCCTTTGCAAACCTTCCCCATTTCTGCCTGTCATAGTCAGGCCCATGATTCGTAACAACTACCTTGAGACCCAGAAGCCTCGCAAAAGGGACAAGCAGCGAGGGGCCTATTGCATGGATATGGATAAGGTCATAGCGGTTACTGAGAGCAGCCTTTAACACACAGAAGAAGGTATGAATTATGGCTTCAAGGCTTTTCTTGCGGGGCGTC of Nitrospirota bacterium contains these proteins:
- a CDS encoding glycosyltransferase family 4 protein, producing the protein MKIVVTGTRGFPGVQGGVERHCQELYPRLSALGCEITVFGRKGYIPDAETAYNGVKIVPVWTPRKKSLEAIIHTFFCVLKAALSNRYDLIHIHAIGPSLLVPFARLLGLKVVVTNHGPDYDRQKWGRFAKAMLRLGEKLGAKYGSEVIAVSRHIQELLKKKYNRDSVYIPNGVDLTEKLSAGNVLKKYGLDAGKYIFAVGRFVPEKGFHDLIGAFLRLSTDWKLVIAGDADHEDNYSRNLKDSAAKDPRVVMTGFIKGDTLRELYSNAGLFVLPSYHEGLPIVALEAMSYGLPLLMSSIPAHSGFASPEEMFKAGDIEELADKLELFIKRSSSLPLKDDKFKRERLETEFNWDRIAEQTLEVYKRLLGRNHESFNNQKVQRHC